In one Atribacteraceae bacterium genomic region, the following are encoded:
- a CDS encoding LacI family DNA-binding transcriptional regulator: MVLLTISEIAFLAGVSKATVSNVLNERTKQVSPKTRQRIETIIKENGYVPRHSARSLKTNRTKTLGLLFPHLPAAFFTNTFFFPGFLTGVAKACEKFSYQLIITTSSKSCDTSFHYESLVQSKSVDGLIVSEIFIDDQRFSVLEQFDIPFVSIGKPEGRDINNISWVDHDQEQVAYQAVRYLIDLGHRDILFLGLSPSRVFTKQRLEGYKRALMDSKIPFQEDLIICEEITKGEVKKALSRPLNKGVDFSAIFVISEPLVLESMKALKELGLRVSRDISFLANIETDNYLYYVPPLTGIKIKTEELGFETAKLLVQIIEGEIRKPVGKFLEADFVEGASCSSALFHKKGEVI; the protein is encoded by the coding sequence ATGGTCTTGCTGACAATTTCTGAAATCGCGTTTTTGGCTGGAGTATCAAAGGCTACGGTGTCCAATGTACTCAATGAACGGACAAAACAAGTCAGTCCGAAGACCCGGCAAAGGATTGAGACGATTATTAAAGAAAATGGATATGTCCCAAGACACTCAGCCCGGAGCCTCAAAACCAATCGGACCAAAACACTGGGCCTTCTCTTCCCCCATCTTCCAGCCGCCTTTTTTACCAATACCTTTTTCTTTCCCGGTTTCCTTACCGGAGTAGCCAAGGCTTGTGAAAAATTCAGTTACCAGCTTATTATCACCACCAGCTCGAAAAGCTGTGACACCAGTTTTCACTACGAATCCCTGGTCCAAAGTAAAAGCGTTGATGGCTTGATCGTAAGCGAAATATTTATTGATGATCAGCGTTTTTCCGTACTCGAGCAATTTGATATCCCATTCGTAAGTATTGGAAAACCCGAAGGAAGAGATATAAACAATATCAGCTGGGTCGATCATGATCAGGAGCAAGTGGCTTACCAGGCGGTAAGATATCTGATAGATTTAGGACATCGGGACATTTTATTTTTGGGCCTCTCGCCTTCCAGGGTGTTTACCAAACAGCGACTCGAGGGGTACAAAAGGGCTCTGATGGACTCCAAAATTCCTTTTCAAGAAGACTTGATTATCTGTGAAGAGATCACGAAGGGCGAAGTCAAAAAAGCTTTAAGCCGGCCTCTAAACAAAGGGGTAGATTTTTCGGCCATCTTCGTTATTTCCGAACCCCTGGTCCTGGAATCCATGAAAGCCTTGAAGGAATTGGGACTGCGCGTATCCCGGGATATTTCTTTTCTGGCTAATATCGAAACCGATAATTATCTTTATTATGTGCCCCCTCTTACCGGTATAAAAATTAAAACCGAGGAGCTGGGGTTCGAAACGGCCAAGCTTCTCGTGCAGATCATCGAGGGGGAGATCAGAAAACCGGTTGGAAAATTTTTGGAGGCTGACTTCGTCGAAGGCGCATCTTGTTCTTCGGCTTTATTTCATAAAAAGGGGGAGGTGATATAA
- a CDS encoding ABC transporter permease → MPRDRAPSWPHILGTNSKGQDVFWEATFATRNSLIIAIIAGLLSRIIAVLVGFVAGYKGGVSDRILMGLTDGLLVIPLFLILVMVAMLLREAMTLVNTGLLLAFFGWAWDARTIRSQILSLREREFTQTSLLSGNGTLPLVTKEYLPFATPLIFSTLINNIAWAIGMEVVLAILGLVRLEIPTLGTTIQWAITYQAVLLGHWWWILTPVVLTILLLVALYWLSVSVSEYLDPRMRIQRIGAR, encoded by the coding sequence GTGCCCCGCGATAGGGCTCCGTCATGGCCCCACATTCTGGGAACCAATTCCAAAGGCCAGGACGTTTTTTGGGAAGCAACCTTCGCCACCCGTAACTCCCTCATTATCGCGATCATCGCCGGCTTGCTTTCCAGGATTATCGCGGTCCTGGTCGGATTTGTCGCCGGATATAAGGGAGGAGTTTCCGATAGAATCCTGATGGGTCTTACCGACGGCCTTTTGGTCATTCCCTTGTTTTTAATTCTGGTCATGGTAGCTATGTTGTTGCGGGAAGCCATGACCCTGGTCAATACCGGGCTACTTTTGGCCTTTTTTGGATGGGCCTGGGACGCTCGGACCATCCGTTCACAGATCTTGAGCCTTCGTGAGCGGGAGTTCACCCAAACATCCCTTCTTTCAGGAAACGGTACCCTGCCCCTGGTAACCAAGGAATATCTCCCCTTTGCCACGCCCCTCATTTTTTCCACCTTGATCAACAACATCGCCTGGGCCATCGGTATGGAAGTCGTCCTTGCGATTCTCGGACTCGTCCGTTTGGAGATTCCCACTCTGGGAACCACCATTCAATGGGCCATTACCTACCAGGCCGTTCTTTTAGGCCATTGGTGGTGGATACTCACCCCTGTCGTTTTAACCATTCTCCTGCTGGTTGCCCTTTACTGGCTCTCAGTAAGCGTGAGTGAGTACCTCGATCCCCGGATGCGAATACAAAGGATAGGAGCAAGATGA
- a CDS encoding TIM-barrel domain-containing protein, which produces MMTFSQEKGRLIVRGGGEIIWIEPFGANCLRFRSTVLATIEERDWTLLPQSEVQSQILIESGQARISNGNIQAQIDEHGSVRYSNRAGQPILEELWIDGRVRNADLLKARNYKSRKSDLHQIELYFRAFEDERFYGMGQYANDCLNLKGCALELAQKNTQISIPFVVSTRGYGFIWNNPSVGRAELVRNHTLWFAEATSQIDYLVICEDTPADIVRRYTNITGKTPLLPEWAAGFWQCKLRYRSQGELLDVAREYKRRGLPLSVIVVDFFHWPKQGDWRFDLEYWPDPRAMVQELADAGIKTVVSIWPTVDVESENYPEMAHQGLLMRTERGVPVVFTFRGMTTYFDSTNPEARSFIWQKAKENYYRYGIRMFWLDEAEPEMGSHGFEYPNVLAYDYDNIRYSLGNGLEVSNIYPFYYAQAFYEGMKSEGESEIANLIRCAWLGSQRFGVVIWSGDIPSTYDSLRKQVKTGLNMAMCGIPWWTTDIGGFYGGDPADPSFQELMVRWFQFGVFCPIFRLHGFRLPYPKDPNKCSASELTGGPNEIWSFGEKAYEIIKKLLFLRERIKPYIMQQMRRAHEDGTPVMRPLFFDFPHDPVTFEVEDSYLFGPDILVAPVTGEGVRARKVYLPQGTQWTEVQSEKNHQGGQWVEVEAPLEAVPVFLRDGAQVLIKG; this is translated from the coding sequence ATGATGACCTTCAGCCAGGAAAAAGGTAGACTCATCGTGCGGGGAGGAGGAGAAATAATTTGGATCGAACCGTTCGGGGCCAATTGTCTGCGCTTCCGGTCCACTGTCCTCGCAACCATTGAAGAAAGGGATTGGACGCTTCTTCCCCAATCGGAAGTCCAATCCCAAATTCTTATTGAATCCGGTCAGGCAAGGATCAGCAATGGAAACATCCAGGCTCAAATCGACGAACACGGGAGCGTTCGATATTCCAACCGTGCCGGACAACCTATCTTGGAGGAACTGTGGATCGACGGCCGGGTTCGAAACGCGGACCTTCTCAAGGCCAGAAATTACAAGTCCAGGAAAAGCGATTTGCACCAGATCGAACTCTATTTCAGAGCTTTTGAAGATGAGCGCTTTTACGGTATGGGACAGTACGCCAATGACTGCCTCAACCTGAAGGGCTGCGCCTTGGAACTGGCCCAGAAAAATACCCAGATCAGCATTCCCTTTGTGGTCTCCACCCGCGGCTACGGTTTCATCTGGAACAACCCCTCGGTGGGAAGAGCCGAACTGGTTCGTAATCATACCTTGTGGTTTGCTGAAGCGACGTCGCAAATCGACTACTTAGTGATTTGCGAAGATACCCCGGCAGACATTGTTAGAAGGTACACAAATATAACCGGAAAAACCCCGCTGCTTCCCGAATGGGCGGCTGGCTTCTGGCAGTGTAAACTAAGGTACCGCTCCCAGGGAGAACTCTTAGACGTGGCCCGGGAGTATAAACGAAGAGGATTACCGCTTTCGGTCATAGTAGTAGATTTCTTCCACTGGCCGAAACAGGGGGATTGGAGATTCGATCTAGAATACTGGCCGGACCCCCGGGCCATGGTGCAGGAACTTGCGGATGCGGGCATCAAAACGGTGGTCTCCATCTGGCCCACCGTAGACGTGGAAAGCGAAAACTATCCAGAGATGGCCCACCAAGGCCTACTAATGCGGACCGAACGAGGAGTCCCGGTTGTTTTCACATTCCGGGGAATGACCACCTACTTTGACTCCACCAATCCTGAGGCTCGTTCTTTTATTTGGCAAAAAGCCAAGGAGAATTACTACCGTTACGGCATCCGCATGTTCTGGTTGGACGAGGCGGAACCGGAAATGGGTAGCCATGGATTCGAATACCCTAATGTATTGGCCTATGATTATGATAATATACGCTACTCCTTGGGTAACGGTCTGGAAGTAAGTAATATCTATCCATTTTATTACGCCCAAGCCTTCTATGAAGGGATGAAATCAGAAGGAGAAAGTGAAATCGCCAATCTCATCCGTTGTGCCTGGCTGGGAAGCCAACGTTTCGGAGTGGTGATCTGGTCGGGAGATATCCCCTCCACTTATGATTCGCTTCGGAAACAGGTTAAGACCGGATTGAACATGGCTATGTGCGGCATTCCCTGGTGGACCACCGACATCGGAGGTTTTTACGGGGGAGATCCCGCCGACCCCTCCTTCCAGGAATTGATGGTTCGCTGGTTTCAGTTCGGTGTCTTCTGTCCCATTTTCCGACTGCATGGCTTCCGATTGCCTTACCCCAAAGACCCCAATAAATGTAGTGCATCTGAACTCACCGGAGGACCCAACGAGATCTGGTCATTCGGCGAAAAAGCCTACGAAATCATTAAAAAACTCCTTTTTCTGCGGGAAAGAATCAAGCCCTACATCATGCAGCAGATGAGACGGGCCCATGAAGATGGTACTCCCGTCATGCGTCCCTTGTTCTTCGATTTCCCCCACGACCCCGTGACTTTTGAAGTAGAGGACAGTTACCTATTTGGGCCCGATATCCTGGTTGCCCCGGTCACCGGTGAGGGAGTAAGGGCGAGGAAAGTCTACCTTCCGCAAGGCACCCAATGGACGGAAGTCCAGAGCGAAAAGAACCATCAGGGCGGGCAATGGGTCGAAGTGGAGGCCCCATTAGAGGCTGTGCCTGTCTTTTTGCGTGATGGAGCACAAGTCCTGATCAAAGGGTAA
- a CDS encoding carbohydrate ABC transporter permease — translation MKKSFKRWRWTVAALIPTVIIVMPLYFIAIGGFQTVSEIFERPPNLFPPNPTFAYYRDALTTLLPYLRNSVIISLGTLFFTLGFSLSSAFALAKFRFPLRKPVSFLLAFAQVLPATAVIIPLFLLFSRIGLINNFMGAIMGISVFTIPFATIILYAYMQSIPTGLMEAAFIDGAGLFRIFWRIIVPLASPAIATVSTLTLILGWGDFIFSLSFLQDRTLQPMGIGLYRFIGQFGVRWNMLMAGSMIFSIPPLIVALVAGRAIVAGLTAGAFKE, via the coding sequence TTGAAAAAATCTTTTAAAAGATGGCGTTGGACCGTAGCTGCTCTTATCCCTACAGTAATCATCGTCATGCCGCTGTATTTCATCGCGATCGGTGGATTTCAGACCGTTTCGGAAATCTTCGAAAGACCACCAAATCTTTTTCCACCCAATCCCACCTTCGCTTACTATAGAGATGCTTTGACGACGCTCCTGCCTTATCTCAGAAACAGTGTGATCATATCCTTGGGAACCCTGTTCTTCACCCTGGGTTTTTCTCTCTCTTCCGCTTTTGCCCTGGCCAAATTCCGCTTTCCCCTAAGAAAGCCCGTTTCTTTTTTGCTGGCTTTTGCCCAGGTCCTTCCGGCGACCGCCGTCATCATTCCTCTTTTTCTGCTCTTCAGCCGGATCGGCCTGATCAATAACTTCATGGGAGCTATCATGGGAATCTCTGTTTTCACCATTCCCTTTGCCACCATCATCTTATACGCTTACATGCAGTCAATACCCACCGGCTTGATGGAAGCAGCGTTTATCGACGGGGCGGGTTTATTCAGAATTTTCTGGCGAATCATCGTTCCTTTAGCCAGCCCGGCTATAGCCACAGTGAGCACCCTCACTCTGATCCTGGGCTGGGGGGATTTTATTTTTTCTCTTTCCTTTCTTCAAGACCGCACCCTTCAACCCATGGGTATCGGTCTGTACCGTTTCATAGGCCAATTCGGCGTGCGATGGAACATGCTCATGGCCGGAAGCATGATCTTTTCCATCCCGCCTCTTATCGTCGCCTTGGTGGCTGGCCGGGCCATTGTCGCCGGGCTGACCGCCGGTGCCTTCAAAGAATAA
- a CDS encoding ABC transporter substrate-binding protein produces the protein MSKYLKSIIAVVFVVALMLNGISLALAQEQITITIQDYFDPGSGMARFVGRVAQEFEEKYPHVQINHVYIPFAELLPTILRQAVTGTLPEMIMADNPWIPSLIAAGVYKDISPQMREWGWENWEDFFPGHRALTSVDDQIYALQITTNNLALWYRRNLLDKAGVADPPATWDELRMVSEKIKEATGVYSLGFCATASEEGSWQFQPFLWSNRGSLLELDQPEAIEALQLLTDLVEGGYTPRDVVTVAGQGDVTQWFMAEEVAMMINGNWEFGWHLTPDVLEELGDVEVAPIPVPREGMRPITPFGGEAYGIGAGIAPEKLDITWEILQRLASPEGMLQANIEHGGLPTRASVAEIIREQRPALAPFLAQAPYALPRPMVGGVEKYPDVSSTLWTAIQKALTGIATPEEALTEAAQTIRGLFTPEEYEYYKQMARDLISAALGQ, from the coding sequence ATGAGTAAATACTTAAAGTCTATTATAGCGGTGGTCTTCGTTGTCGCCTTAATGTTGAATGGAATCTCCCTGGCATTGGCTCAGGAACAGATAACCATCACCATTCAGGACTATTTCGATCCCGGAAGCGGGATGGCAAGGTTTGTAGGTAGAGTAGCTCAGGAATTCGAGGAAAAGTATCCCCATGTACAAATAAACCATGTCTACATCCCCTTTGCCGAACTACTTCCTACCATTCTCCGGCAAGCTGTCACCGGAACCTTACCGGAAATGATCATGGCCGATAACCCTTGGATTCCCTCCCTCATTGCGGCGGGAGTATACAAGGATATTTCACCGCAGATGAGAGAATGGGGTTGGGAAAACTGGGAAGACTTCTTCCCGGGACATCGCGCACTCACCAGCGTTGACGATCAGATCTACGCTTTGCAGATAACTACAAATAACCTGGCCCTCTGGTACCGCCGGAATCTTTTAGATAAAGCCGGCGTTGCCGATCCTCCAGCGACTTGGGATGAACTCAGAATGGTCAGTGAGAAAATCAAGGAAGCTACCGGCGTATACAGTCTGGGTTTCTGCGCTACAGCTTCTGAAGAAGGATCCTGGCAGTTCCAACCTTTCCTATGGAGCAATAGAGGGAGCCTTCTCGAGCTTGATCAGCCGGAGGCGATCGAGGCCTTACAACTGTTGACCGACCTGGTGGAGGGTGGATATACGCCCAGAGATGTGGTGACCGTTGCCGGTCAGGGAGACGTGACCCAGTGGTTCATGGCCGAAGAGGTAGCCATGATGATCAATGGGAACTGGGAATTCGGTTGGCATCTCACCCCGGATGTTCTGGAAGAACTTGGTGACGTAGAAGTGGCCCCTATCCCAGTGCCCCGGGAAGGAATGCGACCTATTACTCCTTTCGGTGGAGAGGCTTACGGGATCGGAGCGGGTATCGCTCCGGAGAAATTGGACATCACCTGGGAGATTCTCCAGCGCTTGGCTTCACCCGAGGGAATGCTCCAAGCCAACATCGAGCATGGAGGGCTTCCCACCCGAGCCTCAGTTGCCGAAATAATCCGGGAACAAAGACCCGCTTTGGCGCCATTCCTGGCCCAGGCGCCTTACGCGCTTCCCCGTCCCATGGTCGGTGGCGTAGAGAAGTACCCCGATGTTTCCTCCACCTTATGGACAGCGATACAAAAAGCTCTTACCGGTATAGCGACACCTGAAGAAGCATTGACGGAGGCGGCGCAAACCATTAGGGGACTCTTTACACCGGAAGAGTACGAATATTATAAGCAAATGGCCCGGGATCTCATTTCGGCCGCATTGGGACAATAA
- a CDS encoding sugar ABC transporter permease, with protein MKANFKVYLFLLPALLYVLLFSMYPLIYNVYLSLQDVTFTTFIQGTAQYTGLENYRALLDNPTFQRTFTNTLIFTFLSIFFQFLIGFLLSLLFNRSFPLKGILQSLIMVPWVLPIIVSGSFCRWFFSDKGMFNGFLLFLGIIARPIPWITSGHLPIYSVTLANIWLGIPFNFVLLYTGLRGIPLEFFESAEIDGASGYQKIRYVILPLLKPVMIATLTLGSIFTVKVFDLVWIITMGGPAGVSHLFSTFSYFLAFSRFDFGQASGVLVIMLIIVVALTAILNLSRAEEV; from the coding sequence ATGAAAGCAAATTTCAAAGTCTACCTCTTTCTCCTTCCTGCCCTGTTATACGTTCTTTTATTCAGCATGTATCCCCTGATATACAATGTCTACTTGAGCCTGCAGGATGTTACTTTCACCACCTTCATCCAGGGTACCGCTCAGTACACCGGTTTGGAAAATTATAGAGCATTGTTGGATAATCCCACGTTCCAGAGGACGTTTACCAATACGCTTATATTTACCTTTCTTTCCATTTTCTTTCAGTTCCTTATCGGTTTCCTGCTCTCACTCCTCTTCAATCGGTCGTTCCCACTTAAAGGTATTTTACAAAGTCTGATCATGGTCCCCTGGGTTTTGCCCATCATCGTGAGCGGGTCTTTCTGCCGGTGGTTTTTCAGCGATAAAGGCATGTTCAACGGCTTTCTTCTCTTCCTGGGAATCATAGCCAGACCCATCCCCTGGATAACCAGCGGTCATTTACCGATATACTCTGTCACCTTGGCCAACATCTGGCTGGGAATTCCCTTCAATTTTGTCCTTCTCTATACCGGCTTAAGGGGAATACCGCTGGAATTTTTCGAAAGTGCTGAAATCGACGGGGCCAGCGGATATCAAAAAATCCGATATGTGATTCTTCCCCTCCTGAAACCGGTGATGATCGCCACCCTTACCTTGGGGAGTATTTTTACGGTAAAAGTATTTGATTTGGTTTGGATCATCACCATGGGAGGACCGGCTGGCGTCTCGCATCTTTTCAGTACGTTTTCTTACTTCCTGGCTTTCAGTCGTTTCGACTTCGGTCAGGCTTCTGGCGTACTGGTGATCATGCTTATCATAGTGGTGGCTCTCACCGCTATTCTTAACCTCTCCCGGGCCGAGGAGGTATAA
- a CDS encoding LacI family DNA-binding transcriptional regulator has translation MAITLKDVSKLAGVSPATVSLVLNNQKGISEKTKKKVLEAADKLGYRPNILARNLIKGKTNTLLLCAFIKEQSKLSTFYGGLINSLLTAVSLQDYYLQMAVKGEFFNGYPLDKRKALLDIARNCLFEGLIILSHWPIHYSEASDLVNEQFPFVIVNQRLEGEGVSFVDIDHYGGSKEVITYLIKEGHHRIAHIRGPKEHRHAEERYRAYVDTLLEHGIPLKKDYIVEGNFRRVSGRTAMEKILELKPLPTAVFAANDKMAIGALQVTKERSLSTLRRITIVGFDGIEAVKYTDPPIPTVEQPLEELGSVAANVLIDRIKGGDVQKIVLPCFLMKWDGLNWIKLDNRGGTTL, from the coding sequence ATGGCGATAACCCTGAAAGATGTATCTAAATTAGCCGGAGTTTCCCCTGCCACGGTATCTTTGGTATTGAACAATCAAAAGGGAATCTCCGAAAAAACGAAAAAAAAGGTTTTAGAGGCTGCAGATAAACTTGGTTACCGGCCTAATATCTTGGCTCGTAACCTGATCAAGGGCAAGACCAATACGTTACTTCTATGTGCCTTCATCAAGGAGCAAAGCAAACTCTCCACTTTTTATGGTGGTCTCATCAACAGTCTGCTCACCGCAGTATCCTTGCAAGACTATTATCTCCAGATGGCGGTCAAGGGAGAATTTTTTAACGGCTACCCCCTGGATAAAAGAAAAGCCCTGTTGGATATTGCCCGCAACTGCCTTTTTGAAGGACTGATAATTCTCTCTCACTGGCCTATACATTATTCCGAAGCAAGCGATCTGGTAAATGAGCAATTTCCATTTGTCATCGTTAACCAGAGACTGGAGGGGGAAGGGGTAAGCTTTGTAGACATCGACCACTACGGTGGATCAAAAGAAGTCATCACCTATCTCATCAAGGAGGGGCATCACCGGATCGCCCATATCCGAGGTCCGAAAGAACACCGCCATGCGGAAGAACGTTACCGGGCCTACGTGGATACTCTGCTCGAACATGGTATTCCTCTGAAAAAGGATTACATCGTGGAAGGAAATTTTCGGCGGGTCAGCGGCCGGACGGCCATGGAGAAGATTCTGGAACTCAAGCCCCTACCGACCGCCGTTTTTGCCGCCAACGACAAAATGGCCATCGGAGCGCTACAGGTAACCAAGGAAAGAAGTCTTTCCACCTTACGGAGAATAACCATTGTTGGATTTGACGGCATTGAAGCCGTCAAGTACACCGATCCTCCGATCCCCACAGTGGAACAACCCCTGGAGGAACTGGGGAGTGTCGCGGCCAACGTGCTTATAGATAGAATCAAAGGGGGTGATGTGCAAAAGATTGTTTTACCGTGTTTCTTGATGAAGTGGGACGGCTTGAATTGGATTAAGCTGGACAACAGAGGTGGTACTACTCTCTGA
- a CDS encoding ABC transporter substrate-binding protein, with protein MKLNWGNIVLTALLLIVTVSITAFAQLPGGIPREETLIVDKLTGRAGMPDNFNLWAGWRNQDRGLQQLLLEPLWTVDYATGEIIPGLADGPPVYSEDLMQMTINLREGVYWNDGVPFTADDVVYTIELLKATPGMPYHGTMAEFVESVSKTDDHTVVVDLTLPSTRFHAHFLDRWGCLRILPKHIFENVEDPMAFEFNPPIGPGPYTLLDYDPAGFWTLWERREDWDRSPTGILYGKPQPRYVLFQWFESEEGKILAQLRNELDMAQHTEEGLRVILERSDTARAWRRDWPWVVNIDPCITGVLFNNKVEPYDNKDVRWALVLAIDIVEYMAIATDFTAPVSPIHLPPVPAYVEHFFIPMQEWLKEFELDLGNGETFKPYDPDVPQKIAAGAKERGLPVPEDPAAIQDIFGMGWWKHAPDAAEKLLLKNGFSRDENGQWLLPDGSPWTIAIVANPAPAHHSFKNAIALAEQWRNFGIDATVNATEAFDTLVLNGEFSVSTQWPAAEPWGAGVDLIRTFDPWHSRLLTPIGVPVALGPGGGGRWSDPRLDEIIETMEITDSVAEEEATVALGIEALKILIEEMPSIPTYGYTGPVAWDEAYWTNFPGAENLYSQPYHHWPNFKYMLPFLQKVN; from the coding sequence ATGAAGCTTAATTGGGGAAATATAGTACTTACGGCCTTGTTGTTAATCGTTACCGTGTCCATAACCGCTTTTGCCCAACTTCCTGGAGGAATCCCCCGGGAGGAGACCCTGATAGTCGACAAGTTGACCGGGCGGGCAGGCATGCCGGATAACTTTAACCTCTGGGCGGGTTGGAGAAATCAGGATCGAGGTTTGCAGCAGCTACTTCTTGAACCACTGTGGACAGTTGACTACGCCACCGGTGAGATTATCCCTGGCTTGGCGGATGGCCCCCCCGTATACAGCGAGGATTTAATGCAGATGACCATCAACTTACGCGAGGGAGTCTACTGGAATGACGGGGTTCCCTTCACTGCCGATGATGTCGTATACACCATTGAACTCTTGAAGGCTACCCCGGGGATGCCCTACCATGGTACGATGGCCGAATTTGTAGAAAGTGTCAGCAAAACAGACGACCATACCGTCGTTGTTGATCTAACCCTACCCAGCACCAGGTTCCACGCGCATTTCCTGGACCGGTGGGGTTGCCTGCGCATCCTGCCCAAACACATCTTCGAGAATGTCGAAGACCCTATGGCTTTCGAATTCAATCCCCCGATTGGTCCGGGGCCATATACACTTCTTGATTACGACCCGGCGGGTTTCTGGACCCTGTGGGAACGAAGGGAAGATTGGGACAGATCTCCGACGGGAATACTTTATGGAAAACCGCAACCGCGATATGTGTTGTTCCAGTGGTTCGAAAGTGAAGAGGGTAAAATTCTCGCCCAGCTCCGCAACGAACTGGATATGGCGCAACACACCGAGGAAGGGCTGCGCGTCATCCTGGAAAGAAGCGACACCGCGAGAGCCTGGCGGAGAGATTGGCCCTGGGTGGTTAACATCGATCCATGTATCACCGGCGTTCTGTTCAACAATAAAGTGGAGCCTTACGATAATAAAGATGTGCGGTGGGCGTTAGTTTTGGCTATAGACATCGTTGAATACATGGCAATTGCTACCGACTTTACTGCTCCTGTGAGCCCGATTCACCTCCCCCCGGTTCCCGCTTATGTAGAACATTTTTTTATACCCATGCAAGAGTGGTTGAAGGAATTCGAACTCGACTTGGGTAACGGAGAGACTTTCAAGCCCTATGATCCTGACGTTCCACAAAAGATCGCTGCAGGGGCCAAAGAAAGAGGGCTTCCGGTACCGGAAGATCCCGCCGCTATTCAGGATATCTTTGGTATGGGATGGTGGAAACACGCTCCTGATGCCGCCGAAAAATTACTGTTAAAGAACGGTTTCTCCAGGGACGAAAACGGGCAATGGCTACTGCCCGATGGTTCGCCCTGGACAATTGCTATTGTTGCAAATCCTGCGCCCGCGCATCACTCCTTTAAAAACGCGATAGCCCTCGCTGAGCAGTGGAGGAATTTCGGAATCGATGCCACGGTCAACGCGACCGAGGCCTTCGATACCCTGGTTCTCAACGGGGAATTTTCGGTTTCTACTCAATGGCCTGCCGCTGAACCCTGGGGTGCGGGAGTAGACCTGATACGAACTTTTGACCCCTGGCATTCACGGCTTCTCACTCCTATTGGAGTACCTGTAGCGCTTGGTCCTGGCGGTGGGGGACGCTGGTCTGATCCCCGGTTGGATGAGATTATTGAAACAATGGAGATTACCGACTCTGTTGCTGAGGAGGAAGCCACTGTTGCCCTTGGTATCGAGGCTTTGAAGATCTTAATCGAAGAGATGCCCAGCATCCCGACCTACGGATACACCGGACCTGTCGCATGGGATGAGGCTTACTGGACCAACTTTCCGGGAGCCGAAAACCTCTACAGCCAACCCTATCACCATTGGCCGAACTTCAAATACATGCTTCCGTTCCTGCAGAAAGTCAACTGA
- a CDS encoding ABC transporter permease, whose translation MRFVKEYLFPRLIQYVAVVFSGITAAFLIPRLAGQDPVLELIAEIQATGASLDVAAVRSLMETLRELYGLEGTLFEQYVAMWQRVFTFDFGPSFFQFPTPVVDLLRIYLPWTIGLFVTTTILAWILGNVMGGVAGYFSHKRWSKILDALIMVVRPIPHYIFGILILILFAYVWRLFPAGGLMLGRRAVFDLNFILTVLRHSFLPALTLLILGGAIWFQQMKLLVQNVKREDFVQYAHTGGVKESRIIPRYVLRNAMLPQITQLTLALGQVFSGVLIVEMVYSYPGMGLLLYRAVTRGDFNLVMGITVLSILTITTAVFIMDLLYPLFDPRIRHR comes from the coding sequence ATGAGATTTGTGAAAGAATATCTTTTTCCAAGGTTAATTCAATATGTAGCGGTCGTTTTCAGCGGGATTACCGCCGCGTTCTTAATCCCCCGCCTGGCCGGCCAGGATCCTGTTTTGGAGCTAATCGCTGAAATCCAAGCTACGGGTGCTTCTTTAGATGTCGCCGCGGTCAGAAGCCTGATGGAAACTCTCAGAGAACTCTATGGATTGGAGGGCACTCTTTTTGAGCAATATGTGGCCATGTGGCAACGGGTTTTCACTTTTGATTTCGGTCCTTCTTTTTTCCAGTTTCCCACACCGGTAGTCGATTTACTTAGGATATATCTTCCCTGGACCATCGGCCTGTTTGTTACCACGACAATCCTCGCATGGATTTTAGGAAATGTCATGGGAGGGGTGGCGGGGTACTTTTCCCATAAGCGCTGGTCGAAGATTTTGGATGCTCTCATTATGGTGGTTCGACCGATTCCTCATTATATATTCGGCATTCTGATCCTTATCCTCTTCGCTTATGTCTGGCGGCTTTTTCCTGCCGGAGGGCTCATGCTGGGAAGAAGAGCGGTTTTTGATCTCAATTTTATTCTCACCGTGCTACGCCATTCTTTTCTGCCGGCGTTGACCTTGTTGATTCTTGGTGGTGCAATCTGGTTTCAACAGATGAAACTCCTGGTTCAAAACGTAAAGAGAGAGGACTTTGTGCAATATGCACATACCGGAGGAGTTAAAGAATCGCGTATTATACCCCGCTATGTTTTACGGAATGCCATGTTGCCCCAAATCACCCAACTTACTCTTGCCCTGGGGCAGGTTTTCAGCGGTGTATTGATCGTTGAAATGGTATATTCCTATCCGGGAATGGGCCTTTTACTGTACCGAGCGGTAACCCGCGGTGATTTCAACCTGGTCATGGGGATTACGGTTCTTTCTATCCTGACCATTACCACAGCGGTTTTCATAATGGATTTGTTATATCCGTTGTTCGATCCGCGAATCCGGCATAGATAG